In the Aliarcobacter cryaerophilus genome, one interval contains:
- a CDS encoding cupin has product MIEKYNIFKEIPIDKSEEKFFEIFKNDKIKIEKIVSNGQKSPDNFWYEQEKSEYILLLSGYAILEFEDFEIELFKGDCLNIEASKKHRVKFTSLDEPTIWFAVFY; this is encoded by the coding sequence TTGATAGAAAAATATAATATTTTTAAAGAGATTCCTATAGATAAAAGTGAAGAGAAATTTTTTGAAATTTTTAAAAACGATAAAATAAAAATAGAAAAAATTGTATCAAATGGACAAAAATCTCCTGATAATTTTTGGTATGAACAAGAAAAAAGTGAGTATATTTTGCTTTTGAGTGGATATGCTATTTTAGAGTTTGAAGATTTTGAAATAGAACTTTTTAAAGGTGATTGTTTAAATATAGAGGCTTCTAAAAAGCATAGAGTTAAATTTACAAGCCTTGATGAACCTACCATTTGGTTTGCAGTTTTTTATTAA